In Ostrea edulis chromosome 4, xbOstEdul1.1, whole genome shotgun sequence, a single window of DNA contains:
- the LOC130054231 gene encoding toll-like receptor 4, with the protein MRYYFYWLVCLGFLHVTNASGSESGLSCCSQSKCRCSISSFGITADCSNLGLFESPDFNHSVTVIDLSFNFLHTFPEAGKLPRSLKYINMTKNKFTTFSNNSFRELPELVYLNLSHNDFSLNDRTFPSGVFSKLSNLRLLDLQRFSSTKDMNDKYPTAALSTLKNLTALYINGLPNSVLGRGIENLRQLSTLVISGNSGWCRITLITENTFRHVPFLEKLDISNCGVEHIALGSFSFLKKLKELSLSHNRQATFKILKNVSIDLLQTPVQILRLETLYCTYGMGIKLRVEDIRYFRNTSIRELYIGENRLEQIEPGFSHYLPKHLRLLSAPYNRFTFGLYLIEMCSLDSLEEIDISHRLEEPTANKNDFMCFNFDGMSCTENKRQVKIKTWARSSFWSNPYADPYNITLCVPKYLRVLYINHASLGPTLINITIPNNSLTSVYLQNNFFREFNGYLFGFNKIKLLDLSNNFCGRVSPTFFEYVPSLETLILNNNYLGETLSKDNNYVFRYLKNLRQLELKQNRINNLATTVFYNLINLQSLDLSMNVITEWKLDMGRLPSLKCLDLSNNQISFLSPSSTKQIDKLTGKRAISINLANNPLLCNCETKYFINWVHQRWVSKSITFINVENYTCLIHKSNEIQIQKFKNTKHLKDIVTHLEHECISSVAIIVVATCALILSAIILCCGLVYRYRWRLRYLYYMTKSRFHGYRALRHDHFKYDAFISYADEDRSFVVSKFIPELEEQSGLRLCLHNRDFLPGYDIAENILTAVQQSKKTIAILSGNYITSYWCMYELNMARMEGIYSREGEDVLFLVIYDHMRYEDIPLTLMDLMEKKSYIEFPNDEYGDVVFWNKVRETIGHH; encoded by the coding sequence ATGAGATACTATTTCTATTGGCTGGTGTGTTTAGGATTTCTCCACGTCACCAATGCTTCGGGATCAGAGTCTGGTCTATCCTGTTGTTCGCAAAGTAAATGCAGATGTAGCATATCAAGCTTTGGAATCACAGCCGACTGTTCGAATTTGGGATTATTTGAATCTCCAGATTTTAATCACTCAGTGACTGTCATAGACTTGAGCTTTAATTTTCTTCACACTTTCCCAGAAGCAGGAAAACTACCACGATCgctgaaatatatcaatatgacaaaaaacaaatttactACTTTTAGTAACAACAGCTTCCGTGAGTTACCGGAGCTGGTTTACCTGAATCTTTCTCATAACGATTTCAGTCTAAACGATAGAACTTTCCCTTCCGGTGTATTTAGCAAGCTATCAAATCTCCGACTTCTGGACTTACAAAGATTTTCATCTACTAAAGATATGAATGACAAATATCCAACTGCCGCTCTTTCCACTCTTAAGAATTTGACTGCTTTGTATATCAACggattaccaaatagtgttctTGGAAGAGGTATTGAAAATTTAAGACAGTTGTCTACCTTGGTCATTTCAGGCAACAGCGGGTGGTGTAGAATCACACTAATTACAGAAAACACATTCCGACATGTTCCATTCCTGGAGAAGCTGGACATTTCAAATTGTGGTGTTGAACATATTGCCCTTGGAAGTTTTTCTTTTCTGAAGAAACTAAAGGAATTATCATTATCACATAACAGACAAGCCACCTTTAAGATATTGAAGAACGTTTCCATCGATTTATTGCAAACCCCGGTTCAAATACTGAGGTTAGAAACACTATACTGCACATATGGTATGGGAATTAAGCTTAGAGTCGAGGACATTAGATACTTTCGGAATACCTCGATCAGGGAGTTATATATCGGAGAAAATAGATTAGAACAGATTGAGCCAGGTTTTTCGCATTATCTTCCGAAACATCTACGTCTTCTATCAGCACCCTATAATCGATTCACCTTTGGACTATACCTGATAGAGATGTGCAGTTTAGATAGTTTAGAAGAAATCGATATAAGCCACCGTCTTGAAGAACCAACCGcgaataaaaatgattttatgtGCTTTAATTTCGATGGCATGTCTTGTACAGAAAATAAAAGGCAAGTGAAAATCAAGACATGGGCGCGAAGTTCATTTTGGTCAAATCCATATGCCGATCCATATAACATCACTCTTTGTGTACCTAAATATTTAAGAGTTCTATATATCAACCACGCATCTTTAGGTCCAACATTGATTAATATTACCATCCCTAATAATTCCCTGACCTCAGTGTATCTTCAAAATAACTTTTTTCGTGAATTCAATGGATACCTCTTTggatttaacaaaatcaagctTTTGGATTTATCGAACAATTTCTGTGGACGTGTGTCACCAACATTTTTTGAATATGTGCCTTCCCTTGAAACTTTGATTCTAAATAATAACTATTTGGGAGAAACTTTGTCTAAAGACAACAACTATGTTTTTAGATATCTAAAAAACCTTCGACAACTCGAACTGAAacaaaatagaataaacaatCTTGCAACTACAGTCTTTTACAACCTTATTAATCTTCAAAGCCTAGACTTAAGCATGAATGTCATCACAGAGTGGAAATTAGACATGGGCCGATTACCATCTCTGAAATGTTTGGATCTCTCAAACAATCAGATATCATTTCTTTCGCCATCTTCCACGAAGCAAATTGATAAACTGACCGGGAAGAGAGCTATAAGTATTAATTTAGCAAATAATCCTTTACTGTGCAATTGTGAAactaaatattttatcaattggGTGCATCAGCGGTGGGTTTCCAAATCAATCACTTTCATTAATGTCGAAAACTACACATGTTTGATTCATAAATCAAACGAAATACAaattcaaaaattcaaaaatacgAAACATTTGAAAGATATCGTAACTCATTTAGAACATGAATGCATATCCTCTGTTGCTATTATAGTGGTAGCAACATGCGCTCTCATATTGTCTGCTATCATTCTATGTTGTGGGTTGGTATATCGTTATCGATGGAGGTTGCGCTACCTATACTATATGACAAAGAGTAGATTTCATGGATACCGGGCTCTGCGGCACGATCATTTCAAATACGACGCCTTCATATCGTACGCCGATGAAGACCGATCTTTCGTTGTTTCAAAATTCATCCCCGAATTAGAGGAACAGTCAGGATTACGTTTATGTCTACATAATCGAGATTTTCTTCCCGGTTACGACATTGCAGAAAACATTCTAACGGCTGTACAACAAAGTAAAAAAACAATTGCCATTTTATCTGGCAATTACATCACATCCTACTGGTGTATGTACGAACTGAACATGGCAAGAATGGAGGGCATCTACTCAAGAGAAGGAGAAGATGTCTTGTTTCTTGTTATTTATGATCACATGCGTTACGAAGACATTCCGCTAACACTTATGGATCTGATGGAAAAGAAATCCTACATTGAATTTCCTAATGATGAATATGGCGATGTTGTTTTCTGGAATAAAGTGAGGGAAACAATAGGACATCACTAA